AGCCCCGCCCGACCCGGGAAACCGCTGCCGGGGATGCTCATAGCTACCCAGAAGGGTTGAATTCAGGTTGCCGTAACAATCAATCTGGGCCGCCCCCAAAAAAGCGATCGTCCGGAACTTCGAGTGACCCAGCAGACTGAGCGCGTCGACCAGGCTGGTGTTGATCGAGGTGCCCACCATGACGCGAGGGTCGGCAACGGCCAGGGGAAGTTCGTCCAAGCTGGGATCGATGCCACCGGTTTCAAAGAAGACGACGGCCTCCGGGGCATGGATGCGCTTGGCTACCGTTGCCGCCAGCATGCTCAACCCCGTACCGGCGAACAATATGTCTCCGTTTTTGACAAGCCGGCCGGCACTCAGGGCCATTATCTCGTTGGCAGTATAATTTTCCATGGTTGGTCCTATCGTCGATCCAGTCCCGGAGCGTATCCCAAAGCTGAATTCGCCTTTATTTTCAAAATGTTCCTGATACCCACCTTCTCCAGATACGCTTCCTGGCTGTCCAGGGAATACACCCATTCGTTCAGATAGTCGGCGAAGCGATCGTCCTCACGGGCCATGTTTTTAAAGAGATTCAAATGCACGGGATCGTAATCGTAAAACTTGTGGCACGCCGTGGGGTGGGCACCGAAAGGAGCGACAATGACGGCGTCCACCATGAAATGCGGCAGGCTGTTCTGATCCGGTTCCTGACGGATAATATCCTCCGGTATGATCTCCTCGCAGGTAACGATCACGGTTTTGGCCGCTTTCGCCTGCTCGATATCGGCGAAGGAGAGGCCGCAGATACGGCAGGTTCCCTCATCCCCGACAAATTGGGCATGCAGGATGGCGACATCCGGTTTGAGCGGCGGCAACACGATGACCTCGCCGCCGTTCGGGTCAAGCGGATCATCGATGATTTTCAGCTTGTGCTCCGGTACCCGGTCTTTTCCGCGGCATGCGGCGGAAAAGCCGGAGCGTCGGACGATATCGGTATTGAGACCGGATTTGGTAGCCACAAACGGCAACCCCATGGCGCCGGCCAGGAAACGGAGTGTCATGTGGAAATTCGAATAGTCTTCTACCTCGATGGTTTTATCCAGAAACGCCTTTTTGAAGCGATGCCCGGTTGGCGCGAATCGTGCCACGCCGCCGTATGCCAGTTCGACGCGCTTCACACATCCGGCGCCGATCAGCAGTTCCATTCCCTGTCCATGGGAGTGAACGACGAGATAGAGGTCTTTGATTTTCTGCCTGATGATCTCGCGAATCATCAGCATTGGATTCCGGTTCACGGTAAATCCGCCGAGGGCGATCTGGTCGCCATCCTTGATGTACTTCCCGACGGCGTCCGCAGCACTCATCCTGTTCAGGGCCATCATCATTCCTTGGGTTGAATTTTTAAATCCGATTTCCTATCAGCACACCACCAGTCCGACGGATCAGCAGATTCGGAGAATTCGAAGGTACTGGAAAGCGAAAAATAATGCAATATGGTCACGTTTCTTCCAGCGATTCTAACTGAATTCGATTCATTCAACCGGGCTCGGGTGGAGCAGGTGGCCGATGCCGTATTGACGGTTGAAAGGCCCAGCTGATATAGATTTGTGCAAACGAATGGTTGGCATCCTATTGGACACGCATCATGGCATCACGCGCTGAGGGGGAGATGTATGGGAAAGATCAGTAAGTGCAAATTAACTTGGCAACCATCGAATTCAGAAGAGGTCATCGGTTATCGGCTCTATTGGTCCAAAGGGGATCGGGTCAACTACGATTCCAACTTTTTCGAGCTGGGAAAGGTTCGCGAAGTCTGCCTGCCCGATGTGCTGAAGCTGGATACTCGTTATGAAACGAGCATCATGTTGGGGATTACAGCGGTGGATATCGAAGGAAACGAATCGGATATGGTCACCCTCCCCGCGCCCTACCGCACCAAGGTTCCGCCTCCGCCTTCCGACCTGGAAATTTCAACGACCGATGACATCACGGCGATGGAGGAGGACAACGCTGATCGGCCACCATCCCACCCTGATTCAACAAGGCCAAACCCTGAGGTCGACCCCCAACACGTGCAAGGTCCAAGGGCCAGGCCTTTGTCCTTCAACCCCACCGAAAGCAGAATCAAATATTACGATGACGTAGGATATCGAAAACTGGAGATCGACTGAAAGCGGAGCGATGACGCCGTAGATATCGCCTCCTGAGCGACGGTTTTGATCGGTTCAAGGACCCGAATATAGGTCTCTGGGCGCAGGAACCTTGCGCTGAACGAAATTTATAAGCCCTGCCTTGACACCATCAGGATTTGGTGCCATCAAAAAGAAAGTCCCGCCTCACCTTCACCTATCAAATCAAAGGAGTCCAATATCATGAAAGTGATCGCCTATCTACTGGGTGTGGGAAGCATCGCCGGTTTCTCCTGCCTGATTCTTTACACGACCGCCACCGTGGAGATGCTCAAAGGGTTATTTCAAAAATATCCGCCGAAATACATCGCAGCCGTACCCGCAGTGCTTGGCGTGTTGTTTTTGATATCCGGTTCGGCCGTCGTCTATCCGTGGATCTTTCGTTTGATCGGCCTTCTGGCCATCGGAAAAGGCGTGTTGGCCTACACCGACCCCCAGAAGATCTTCAGCCGCATGACCCAGTGGTATTTTGAAAAAGTTTCCGAGCAGGGCCAGCGCATGTTCGGCATCATTGGCGTCATCCTCGGAACCGCCATCCTGAGCTGGGTGCAATAAGCGGACATAGATCCGGACATATTTACCGGAAATAAATGGGATAAAAACACTCATATTTTTATAATATGCCTTTATTTTTTATTTTTTTTAGAATATAATTTCCCATTAAACTGGACATGAAACCGGACATCGGAGTCGTATGGCCACTCACCTCCTCGACCTCTCCTTCGACCCGGCGATACCACGCCGACGGCTGGGTGAGCTGAAGGACATGGCCCAGGAGGTGGTCATCGCCTCATCAACCCTGGAGGGCCGCATCGCCGTCCGCACGGCTGCGGCCCTCGGCGATCGCTTACGCTTTCTCAACAGCTACCACTCCAATTTGATCGAAGGGCACAAGACCTCCATCCTGGACATCGAGGCCGCCTTGCAGCAGGACTTTTCGGGCGACGAACAGAAACGCTATGCCCAGGAGTTGTGCGCGGCCCATGTGCGGGCAGAACGCGTCCTGATGGCCGAGGTCCTGGAGACCCCTCCGGTCAACATCTGCGCCGAAGATTTCGTGAGCCGGATTCACCGGACCATCTATGAACAGTTGCCCTCCCACCATCTCTTCGTCCATGACCAGGGCGGTTTTACGCGCCATGCAGTTCTTCCTGGACAGATGCGCGACGGCCAGGTCTCTCTGGATGGCGGCCTGACGCCCCACGGGCCCTCCGCCGACCGGTTGCCCGCCACGTTTGCCGAATTCAGCCGGGCTTACGATCCGGTCAACTTTCACGGCGACGAGCGTTTGATCGCCATCGCCGCGAGTCACCACCGCCTGGTATGGCTCCACCCTTTCCGCGATGGCAACGGCCGCGTCACTCGGCTCTTTTCCGGTTTATACCTGGCGCACGCCGGCATCAACCGAAGCAATCTATGGTCCCTGTCGCGCGGGTTTTCTAGAGATAAGCAGTGGTACATGACCAATCTGCGGTCAGCGGATTCACCCGACGAAGATCGGAAGGGATTCGACCAGGACTATTTCGCCGATTTCTGCCTCTACTTCCTGGAGGTTTGCCTGGATCAAATCCGGTTCATGGACAAAATCCTCGGTTTGAACCGAATCGATGCCCGTATCGAAGGCTACATCCGGGACCGCGACAAGACACGAGGCGCGACGGACCCGTTGGATCAACGCTCCGCCAAGCTGCTCAAGGCGCTTTTCCTGCAGGGCGAAGTGCCGAGGGGGGAGGCTCGATCGATCATGGGCATGGACCATCAAACCGATCGACACGCCCGACGCATCGTCAGCCAGCTGGTTCGGGAGGGACTGGTCTGCTCGTCATCCCACCGCGCGCCATTGACCATCGGCTTTCCAACCCAAGTGCTGCGTTACTATTTTCCGGACATTTTCGACCCCTCGGTCCTGGGAGAGGCAACCGAAGAATAAAGGAGCGACCATGCCTTATATCCACCATGGCAACATCAATTTCTACTACGAATCCACCGGCCAGGGCGATCCGCTGGTCCTGATCCGTGGTCTGGGCAGCAATGCCGACCACTGGTACGCCCAGGTTCCGGATCTGTCCAGACATTATCGGGTCATCACCTTCGACAATCGTGCCATCGCCCGATCCAGTGATCCCGGCGGCGACTTTACGATTCGGGACATGGCCGAAGATGTGGTCGACCTGATGGACGGCCTCGAGATCTCCCGCGCCCATATCCTGGGGCTTTCCATGGGAGGCATGATCGCCCAGGAACTGGCCCTCGGCCACCCCCGGCGGGTCAGGGGATTGATTCTGGTCGTAACCCACTGCGGCGGGTGGCACCAGGTGAAGGCCGAAGACAAGGTGATGGCCGCCGTCGAGCGCATGGCCGTGGATCAGAGCATGGAGGCCCGTCTCGAGGCGGCCGGGGTCTTTTTCGCACCGCAAACCCTTTCCGGGCGTCTATCGGTGGTCCAGGAATATGCCGCGGTCTCCATGAAGCATCCGGCCGACGGCGAAATCCTGCAGCGCCAGATGAAGGCGATTCAAAACCACGATGCCTATGATCGTTTACAACGGATAACGACGCCCACCCTGGTCATGACCGGCGCCGATGATGTGCTGATTCCGCCTGACAATTCGCGGATTCTGGCCGAACGCATCCCCAACGCCGAATTCATCGTGATCCAGGGCGGCGGACACCAGATCCTGATCGAACAACCCGAAGCGTGCAACCGGGCGATCATCGACTTTTTGAAAAAGGTGGATGCCGGCTAGGCGTTTTCACAACCTGGAACCGATGCCGATTCGGCGGTTTTCTGATAAAGCAGACCGGAAACCAGGGCCGTAAACGGCGCCACGGTGACCAGGCCGAAACTGCCCACCAGGATATTGAGCACTTCGGCGGCGACAAAAGGCGCATTGAGCAGGTTTTCCATTGGCAGCCCCTTGGCCATGAAAAGCAGAAACATGGTGATATGGCTGCTCGAATAGGC
This Desulfatitalea tepidiphila DNA region includes the following protein-coding sequences:
- a CDS encoding alpha/beta fold hydrolase codes for the protein MPYIHHGNINFYYESTGQGDPLVLIRGLGSNADHWYAQVPDLSRHYRVITFDNRAIARSSDPGGDFTIRDMAEDVVDLMDGLEISRAHILGLSMGGMIAQELALGHPRRVRGLILVVTHCGGWHQVKAEDKVMAAVERMAVDQSMEARLEAAGVFFAPQTLSGRLSVVQEYAAVSMKHPADGEILQRQMKAIQNHDAYDRLQRITTPTLVMTGADDVLIPPDNSRILAERIPNAEFIVIQGGGHQILIEQPEACNRAIIDFLKKVDAG
- a CDS encoding CoA transferase subunit A; its protein translation is MALNRMSAADAVGKYIKDGDQIALGGFTVNRNPMLMIREIIRQKIKDLYLVVHSHGQGMELLIGAGCVKRVELAYGGVARFAPTGHRFKKAFLDKTIEVEDYSNFHMTLRFLAGAMGLPFVATKSGLNTDIVRRSGFSAACRGKDRVPEHKLKIIDDPLDPNGGEVIVLPPLKPDVAILHAQFVGDEGTCRICGLSFADIEQAKAAKTVIVTCEEIIPEDIIRQEPDQNSLPHFMVDAVIVAPFGAHPTACHKFYDYDPVHLNLFKNMAREDDRFADYLNEWVYSLDSQEAYLEKVGIRNILKIKANSALGYAPGLDRR
- a CDS encoding Fic family protein: MATHLLDLSFDPAIPRRRLGELKDMAQEVVIASSTLEGRIAVRTAAALGDRLRFLNSYHSNLIEGHKTSILDIEAALQQDFSGDEQKRYAQELCAAHVRAERVLMAEVLETPPVNICAEDFVSRIHRTIYEQLPSHHLFVHDQGGFTRHAVLPGQMRDGQVSLDGGLTPHGPSADRLPATFAEFSRAYDPVNFHGDERLIAIAASHHRLVWLHPFRDGNGRVTRLFSGLYLAHAGINRSNLWSLSRGFSRDKQWYMTNLRSADSPDEDRKGFDQDYFADFCLYFLEVCLDQIRFMDKILGLNRIDARIEGYIRDRDKTRGATDPLDQRSAKLLKALFLQGEVPRGEARSIMGMDHQTDRHARRIVSQLVREGLVCSSSHRAPLTIGFPTQVLRYYFPDIFDPSVLGEATEE